One Verrucomicrobiota bacterium DNA window includes the following coding sequences:
- the rsfS gene encoding ribosome silencing factor codes for MDSKKLANLCRELADNKKAENIVVLDVRELASVTDYFVICTGSSEPHLRAIAEEITSTLHEEHGQRARAIDGRMPTSWQVLDYLDVIVHIMKHDVRAKYDLESLWGDAPRLKGSRRRTVKKPEAG; via the coding sequence ATGGATTCGAAAAAGCTGGCGAATTTGTGTCGGGAACTGGCCGATAACAAGAAAGCGGAAAATATCGTGGTGCTGGACGTGCGGGAGTTGGCTTCCGTCACGGACTATTTTGTCATTTGCACTGGTTCAAGCGAGCCTCATTTAAGGGCGATCGCGGAAGAAATTACTTCTACACTGCACGAGGAGCACGGGCAGCGGGCACGAGCTATTGATGGCCGAATGCCCACCTCCTGGCAGGTGCTCGACTATCTGGATGTGATCGTGCATATCATGAAACATGACGTGCGGGCCAAGTATGACCTGGAAAGTCTATGGGGGGATGCGCCGCGCCTGAAAGGCAGCCGTCGTCGTACCGTCAAGAAGCCCGAAGCGGGTTGA
- a CDS encoding thioredoxin family protein: MKKLLFTLMVCGGAFALCAADLNWMTDLPAAQKKAKADNKLVFMNFTGSDWCGWCKKMDADVFSKKEFKEYADKKLVMVFVDFPRKPLAAEQKQANEALKSKYEIKGYPTLIVLDAQGEVVHKNVGYQGDVQKWIKTLDAAKKSH; the protein is encoded by the coding sequence ATGAAAAAATTACTCTTCACCCTCATGGTTTGCGGTGGTGCTTTTGCGCTGTGCGCGGCAGACCTCAACTGGATGACTGATCTGCCGGCGGCTCAGAAAAAAGCCAAGGCCGACAATAAACTCGTCTTTATGAACTTTACCGGATCGGACTGGTGCGGCTGGTGTAAAAAAATGGATGCCGATGTGTTTTCGAAAAAGGAATTCAAGGAATACGCCGACAAAAAACTGGTGATGGTTTTTGTGGATTTTCCCCGCAAGCCGCTCGCGGCTGAACAAAAGCAAGCCAACGAGGCACTGAAGTCAAAATACGAGATAAAAGGATATCCGACGCTGATCGTTTTGGACGCCCAGGGCGAGGTGGTTCACAAAAACGTTGGGTACCAGGGCGATGTGCAGAAGTGGATCAAGACCCTTGACGCTGCGAAAAAGAGCCATTGA